A part of Bacillota bacterium genomic DNA contains:
- a CDS encoding polysaccharide biosynthesis protein, which translates to MILNKRKLALMVLDVFLVHASLIFSTFLYYGQETSEIIAQWPISHYVVVSLLTLVVFGFSGMYSGVWRYASSQDLLRMTLGVTMGTIAVVFVTPLLHSVPLAKGVFVIHWFVTIVALGALRSGVRLYREHQARITAAPANQTRVLIIGAGDAGTLVAQELCNHRELGKKVVGFVDDASDKLGRYIRGIKVLGTVEQVPELVAAHNIDEIIIAIPSASGNQIKRILSFCDQTTAKVQIVPGIYEILEGKVDLGKLREVQLEDLLRREPVRIDQEHVRGHLSGKTVLITGGGGSIGSELARQVARFRPKTLVLFDISENNLYQIQHDLKDEYFQLDLHTVVGSIRDWHKLEAVFSRFRPDVVYHAAAHKHVPLMEDHPEEAVKNNVFGTYNVVQVAIKYGVKRFVMISTDKAINPTSVMGATKRIAEMIVQAANRLSSTEFVAVRFGNVLGSCGSVVPLFKQQIAKGGPVTVTHPEMTRYFMTIPEACQLVLQAGVLGHGGEVFVLDMGEPVKIIDLARDLIRLSGLQVGKDIEIKIIGTRPGEKLYEEILTDEEHTESTKHEKIFVAKLQDVDMDQLERQLGLLEEIIKQSPPPEVVRQALKALVPTYQPPQEPVEVPGFADAAAARE; encoded by the coding sequence ATGATCTTAAATAAACGAAAACTGGCTCTCATGGTGCTTGATGTGTTTCTCGTGCACGCTTCTTTAATCTTCAGTACATTCCTTTACTACGGTCAGGAAACCTCGGAGATTATCGCACAATGGCCCATTTCCCACTACGTCGTTGTCTCCCTACTGACCTTGGTGGTTTTTGGGTTTTCCGGAATGTACAGCGGTGTGTGGCGGTATGCTTCCAGCCAGGATCTACTTCGGATGACCCTGGGAGTGACCATGGGAACCATAGCGGTGGTTTTCGTAACCCCTCTACTGCATTCAGTACCCTTGGCAAAAGGTGTCTTTGTCATCCACTGGTTTGTGACCATCGTTGCCCTGGGGGCTTTGCGTTCAGGGGTAAGACTGTACAGGGAGCATCAGGCCCGGATTACGGCTGCGCCCGCTAACCAAACCCGAGTACTGATCATCGGCGCCGGAGATGCCGGCACCCTGGTAGCCCAGGAACTGTGTAACCATCGAGAGTTGGGGAAAAAGGTCGTAGGTTTTGTCGATGATGCGTCGGACAAGCTCGGACGATACATCCGGGGCATCAAGGTCCTGGGCACAGTGGAACAGGTGCCGGAGTTAGTGGCGGCCCATAACATTGATGAGATTATTATCGCCATCCCCTCGGCGTCGGGCAATCAGATCAAACGGATCTTGTCCTTCTGTGACCAAACCACCGCCAAAGTACAGATAGTTCCCGGTATTTACGAGATCCTGGAAGGCAAGGTGGATCTGGGGAAACTTCGGGAAGTGCAACTGGAGGATCTGCTGCGCCGGGAACCGGTGCGGATCGATCAAGAACATGTGCGCGGTCACCTGTCGGGCAAGACGGTGTTGATCACCGGCGGGGGTGGTTCCATCGGTTCGGAACTGGCCCGCCAGGTGGCTCGGTTCCGACCGAAAACCTTGGTTTTGTTTGACATCAGCGAGAACAATCTTTACCAGATTCAACATGATTTGAAAGACGAGTATTTCCAGCTAGATTTACATACGGTGGTGGGCAGCATCCGAGACTGGCACAAACTAGAGGCTGTTTTCTCTAGATTTCGCCCCGATGTGGTCTACCACGCCGCGGCCCACAAACACGTGCCCCTCATGGAAGACCATCCGGAGGAAGCGGTGAAGAACAATGTCTTTGGCACTTACAACGTGGTGCAGGTGGCGATCAAATATGGTGTAAAACGCTTTGTCATGATCTCCACCGACAAGGCCATCAACCCCACCAGTGTCATGGGGGCCACCAAACGCATCGCGGAGATGATCGTCCAAGCGGCTAACAGGCTGAGCAGTACCGAATTTGTGGCGGTACGCTTTGGCAACGTATTGGGCAGCTGTGGTTCCGTGGTACCCCTGTTCAAACAACAGATCGCCAAGGGGGGACCGGTGACCGTCACCCATCCGGAGATGACCCGATATTTCATGACCATTCCCGAAGCTTGCCAGCTGGTGCTCCAGGCTGGGGTCTTAGGACATGGTGGAGAAGTCTTCGTGCTGGATATGGGAGAACCAGTGAAGATCATCGATTTAGCGCGGGATCTAATCCGTCTTTCAGGGTTACAGGTGGGTAAGGATATTGAGATTAAGATTATCGGCACCCGGCCGGGAGAAAAACTGTATGAAGAGATCCTCACCGACGAAGAACATACGGAGAGTACCAAGCATGAGAAGATTTTCGTGGCGAAATTGCAGGATGTGGACATGGACCAACTGGAAAGACAGTTAGGTCTCCTGGAAGAGATCATCAAACAGTCCCCTCCGCCGGAGGTGGTACGGCAAGCCCTCAAAGCCCTTGTGCCCACCTACCAACCCCCGCAAGAACCCGTGGAGGTGCCTGGTTTCGCCGATGCAGCGGCAGCGAGGGAATAA
- a CDS encoding nucleoside hydrolase, producing the protein MDQKVKVLLDTDLGSDIDDALCLAYLLTEPRCELLGITTVSGDTQARAMIADALCQSAGVEVPIYAGRREVLLTGRGQPHVPQAEVLPEVPHRTEFPTDYLQFMQRTIRENPGEVTLLAVGPMTNVGLLFAMDPELPKLLKRTVLMIGQFLTEGREWNALVDPIASALVYHYAECLSIGLDVTRRCVISAEEAREKFTGPILGTALKFAEIWFRQRDRITFHDPLAATVIFEPDLCTYRDGHVTVEIADPAIEGTTYWSENTNGNPHRIAVEVNPEAFFDHYFRTLSKASS; encoded by the coding sequence ATGGATCAAAAGGTAAAAGTGCTTCTGGATACGGATCTTGGTTCAGACATCGATGATGCCCTGTGTCTGGCCTATTTGCTCACTGAACCCCGGTGCGAGTTATTGGGAATTACCACCGTTAGCGGTGACACCCAGGCCCGGGCCATGATTGCCGACGCCCTTTGCCAAAGTGCTGGGGTGGAAGTACCCATCTATGCTGGACGCCGGGAAGTGCTCCTCACAGGCAGGGGGCAGCCCCATGTTCCCCAGGCGGAGGTCTTGCCGGAGGTTCCCCACCGGACGGAATTCCCGACAGATTACCTGCAATTCATGCAGCGCACGATCCGGGAGAATCCCGGAGAAGTGACTCTCTTGGCGGTGGGTCCCATGACCAACGTGGGACTGCTTTTCGCCATGGATCCGGAGTTGCCCAAATTACTCAAGAGAACGGTACTGATGATCGGTCAGTTCCTTACCGAGGGACGGGAGTGGAATGCCTTGGTGGATCCCATCGCTTCAGCGTTGGTCTACCACTACGCGGAGTGCCTTTCCATCGGTTTGGACGTGACAAGAAGATGTGTCATTTCCGCGGAGGAAGCCAGGGAGAAATTCACTGGGCCCATTTTGGGCACAGCCCTGAAGTTTGCCGAGATATGGTTCCGCCAGCGGGACCGGATTACTTTCCACGACCCCTTGGCGGCCACGGTGATCTTCGAACCGGATCTATGTACCTATAGGGACGGTCACGTCACCGTGGAAATCGCTGATCCCGCCATCGAGGGGACGACCTACTGGTCCGAAAACACCAACGGTAACCCCCACCGGATTGCGGTGGAGGTTAACCCAGAAGCCTTCTTTGACCACTATTTTAGAACACTCAGTAAAGCCTCATCCTGA
- a CDS encoding right-handed parallel beta-helix repeat-containing protein, with protein sequence MICQGAKGVTIADLTVRSERPCGALAGIVLDGCGDCHVRAVLCQGFAGYGIWVRNASFLCSISQCSAADNGKANIYFDELACNSAAGDFVPNVVANCITYGGGTGIACSNTIVLNILGCAVFQPENHAYHLFNTSNSVLISGCRSFQVGKDAVLVESSNEINISSNVFCWHRGHGIVLKDVNWGTISANEVIDTGVRDLEGNLNNGIMLLSGTKGIQVTANSIFNWGDQVIMQTGIYEDQTCLNNSITNNNINYCHDDIIALGTGTMVANNLGYKPAAYLRMDNPPYPDFTRVKVMNFIGR encoded by the coding sequence GTGATCTGTCAGGGGGCCAAGGGAGTGACCATCGCGGATCTGACGGTCCGGTCGGAAAGACCATGCGGGGCCCTGGCGGGCATCGTGTTGGACGGCTGTGGGGACTGCCATGTGCGGGCAGTGCTATGCCAAGGATTTGCCGGGTACGGTATCTGGGTGCGGAACGCTTCCTTCCTATGTAGTATAAGTCAGTGTAGCGCGGCAGACAATGGGAAAGCAAACATCTACTTCGATGAACTGGCTTGCAACAGTGCCGCTGGGGATTTCGTCCCCAACGTGGTCGCGAACTGTATCACCTACGGGGGCGGTACAGGAATTGCGTGCAGTAACACCATAGTCCTTAACATCCTCGGTTGCGCGGTCTTTCAACCGGAGAACCATGCCTATCATCTGTTTAACACCAGCAACAGTGTTCTGATCTCCGGCTGTAGGTCTTTTCAGGTGGGTAAAGACGCAGTGCTGGTTGAATCCTCCAACGAGATCAACATTTCCAGTAATGTTTTCTGCTGGCATCGTGGCCACGGGATTGTCCTCAAAGATGTCAATTGGGGGACCATCAGTGCCAACGAGGTCATTGATACCGGTGTGCGGGACTTAGAGGGCAATCTGAACAACGGGATCATGCTCCTTTCCGGTACTAAGGGCATTCAGGTTACCGCCAATAGCATCTTCAACTGGGGCGATCAGGTCATCATGCAGACGGGGATCTATGAAGATCAAACCTGTCTCAACAATTCCATCACCAACAACAACATCAATTATTGTCACGATGATATTATTGCCCTGGGGACGGGAACCATGGTGGCCAATAACCTGGGCTACAAACCGGCGGCCTATCTGCGGATGGACAACCCCCCCTACCCCGACTTTACCAGGGTGAAAGTAATGAACTTTATTGGACGGTGA
- a CDS encoding Gfo/Idh/MocA family oxidoreductase, with amino-acid sequence MKRLRVGIIGTGMAFERLHLPAFQRLSQEYELVALADLEFNKARAWGEKLGISEAHIYDDYRKMISEEDLDVIDIIVPIPLNFRITQEVAEMVAHSHRGIICEKPLGSNLEEIEAARELPRRYGVPIMIAENYRYDAETDLLRDFVREKRVGDVVYFLQNRVVNMPQDMLGNQFAAKEWRQHPVYPGGVITDTAVHDIGALRHIFGAIKQVQAFGVPCQEDWSPFLVINANFQFYSGVTGHFSFYCAGMEMQRPLIGLRIFGTEGMIYLEEKDAGTINIAYNDGSQEQIPYQPEQGFYRELLNFHKAMNHEEPIAVTPELEFGDTLTVLKMVESAANDGEVLPVDEVAEYAVTY; translated from the coding sequence ATGAAACGCTTGCGGGTTGGCATTATCGGTACGGGGATGGCCTTTGAACGGCTGCACTTGCCCGCCTTCCAAAGGCTATCCCAGGAGTATGAACTGGTGGCCCTGGCGGATTTGGAGTTCAACAAAGCCCGGGCTTGGGGTGAAAAGCTTGGGATCTCCGAGGCACACATCTATGACGATTATCGAAAGATGATCAGCGAAGAAGACTTGGACGTAATTGACATCATCGTCCCCATTCCCCTTAATTTCCGGATCACCCAGGAAGTCGCGGAGATGGTGGCCCATTCCCACCGGGGGATCATCTGTGAAAAGCCCTTAGGTAGCAACCTCGAAGAGATTGAGGCGGCCCGGGAGTTGCCCCGTCGTTATGGGGTGCCCATCATGATCGCGGAAAACTACCGCTATGATGCCGAGACAGACCTTCTGCGGGATTTTGTCCGGGAAAAACGGGTGGGTGACGTGGTCTATTTCCTCCAAAACCGGGTGGTAAACATGCCCCAGGATATGCTCGGGAACCAGTTTGCCGCTAAGGAATGGCGGCAACATCCCGTCTATCCGGGGGGTGTGATCACCGATACGGCGGTACATGATATCGGCGCCCTTCGCCATATCTTCGGTGCCATCAAGCAGGTCCAGGCCTTCGGTGTGCCCTGCCAGGAGGATTGGTCTCCCTTCTTGGTGATCAACGCCAATTTCCAGTTCTACAGTGGTGTTACCGGTCACTTTTCCTTCTATTGCGCGGGCATGGAGATGCAGCGACCTTTGATCGGACTGCGGATCTTCGGTACCGAGGGCATGATCTATCTGGAGGAGAAGGATGCGGGAACGATCAATATCGCGTACAACGACGGTTCCCAGGAACAGATTCCCTACCAGCCTGAACAGGGCTTTTACCGAGAACTGCTCAACTTCCATAAGGCCATGAACCACGAGGAACCCATCGCGGTGACCCCGGAACTGGAATTTGGGGATACCTTGACAGTGCTGAAGATGGTAGAGTCCGCGGCCAATGATGGTGAGGTTCTGCCGGTGGACGAAGTGGCCGAGTATGCGGTCACCTATTGA
- a CDS encoding zinc-binding protein: protein MYQDKTLSCRDCGKDFTFTASEQAFYAEKGFENEPSRCPECRAARKQQRNGNQRSTAQTGQRAMYRAVCSDCGQETQVPFQPSGDRPVYCRDCFSQKRSRY from the coding sequence ATGTACCAAGACAAGACCCTATCATGTCGCGACTGTGGAAAAGACTTTACCTTTACTGCATCGGAGCAGGCCTTCTATGCGGAGAAGGGGTTCGAAAACGAACCGAGCCGTTGTCCCGAGTGTCGTGCAGCAAGAAAACAACAGCGTAATGGCAACCAGAGATCCACTGCCCAAACGGGGCAGCGGGCCATGTACCGAGCGGTTTGTTCCGACTGTGGGCAAGAAACCCAAGTGCCCTTTCAACCCAGCGGGGACCGGCCGGTGTATTGTCGGGATTGTTTTTCACAGAAGCGTAGCAGATATTAA
- a CDS encoding DUF188 domain-containing protein yields MDPRKILVDADACPRSVLKILQQISSEFHLPLFTVSSFNHDIDNPLHITVGNGPDEADLAIVNRVAPEDIVVTQDWGLAALVLGRKGRVLNFFGREYTAQRIDFLLDERFQKAKFRRSGGRTKGPAARTREDDLAFERGLRRILEEGRPGLRA; encoded by the coding sequence ATCGACCCACGTAAGATACTCGTAGATGCCGATGCCTGTCCCCGCTCGGTGTTAAAGATTTTACAACAGATAAGCAGCGAATTCCATCTGCCACTGTTCACCGTATCGTCATTCAATCATGACATCGACAACCCCTTGCACATCACCGTGGGCAACGGACCCGACGAGGCAGATCTGGCCATCGTGAACCGGGTGGCGCCGGAAGACATCGTGGTTACCCAAGACTGGGGCCTGGCCGCCCTGGTCCTAGGACGTAAGGGCCGGGTCCTCAACTTCTTCGGCAGGGAATATACGGCCCAAAGGATCGACTTCCTGCTGGATGAACGTTTCCAAAAGGCAAAATTCCGACGCAGCGGCGGCCGCACCAAGGGGCCGGCGGCCCGAACCAGGGAAGATGACCTGGCCTTCGAGCGGGGGCTCCGCCGGATCCTAGAGGAAGGAAGACCGGGGCTACGGGCATGA
- a CDS encoding nucleotidyltransferase family protein has protein sequence MKAVILAAGKGTRLQGLTKDRPKALMDVGGITAIEHIIQGLKGADIDQLIVVIGYHGEMIQELLKDGSKLGVSIEYVEQKVLNGTGSALHLTKDVVGPSPFVMTYGDIIISPGNYRDMRSLWEQIEADGLLAVNWVEDPYAGAAVYFDENKRVTKIIEKPPQGTSTTNWNNAGLFVFSPIIFTYTGRLTPSVRGEYELSSAIAQMLAEQRKLYAYPLEGHWGDIGTVEELERIQTLMREKE, from the coding sequence ATGAAAGCAGTAATTCTCGCTGCAGGCAAGGGAACGCGTCTGCAGGGGTTAACTAAGGATCGCCCCAAGGCCCTGATGGATGTGGGGGGGATCACCGCCATCGAACACATCATCCAGGGATTAAAAGGGGCGGACATTGATCAATTGATCGTGGTAATCGGCTACCACGGTGAGATGATCCAGGAACTGCTGAAAGATGGCAGCAAGCTGGGTGTAAGCATAGAATATGTAGAGCAGAAGGTCTTAAACGGAACGGGTTCCGCCCTGCATCTAACTAAGGATGTGGTGGGCCCATCACCCTTCGTGATGACCTATGGTGACATCATCATCTCCCCGGGGAATTATCGGGACATGAGAAGCCTTTGGGAACAAATCGAGGCCGACGGACTCTTGGCCGTAAATTGGGTGGAAGACCCCTACGCGGGTGCTGCGGTATATTTCGACGAAAACAAGCGAGTAACGAAGATCATTGAGAAACCCCCACAGGGGACCTCCACTACCAACTGGAACAATGCGGGCCTGTTTGTCTTCTCACCGATTATCTTCACCTACACGGGCCGTCTTACCCCTTCAGTACGAGGCGAGTACGAGCTTTCTAGCGCCATCGCCCAAATGCTTGCAGAACAGCGCAAGTTATATGCCTATCCTTTAGAAGGACACTGGGGGGATATCGGAACCGTGGAGGAGCTGGAACGGATCCAGACCCTCATGCGGGAGAAAGAATAA
- the galK gene encoding galactokinase, whose product MKEDSLLQAFSAHFPQQYPYGKTKAPGRVNLIGEHTDYNGLPVLPMAICRSIRTVFAPREDSKVVLRNLDPHFPEREFDIKPDIEPYPTGDWGNYAKAAVWKLVNTVLEKEPRFKFRGMSVLVHGDIPKAAGLSSSSALVVSIGLAFSAANDLGFSPEEMAKLMASAERYVGTAGGGMDQTICLLAQENCALKIEFFPDLATQPVSIPEDYHVVVFNSLVTAPKTERVRLLFNMRAKESELATRIVSRHLVGVELGNLGELILRYGNGPEELLSQAQRILQGQWTPARVAQELELSLAAFTEQHMRTGGREDLLDVPDSGFALWPRFRHALTEGHRVRQAFAYLKAGDAERFGDLMNASHQSCAVDYGISCAELDQLVTLARQHGAQGARLTGAGFGGCAVALVEKKRVEPLIEAMTREYYGKYIREERPELYTKLQRNGNQEVILHTQPQAGASWEILAAEQVVAAAADDTL is encoded by the coding sequence ATGAAAGAAGACAGTCTTTTACAAGCCTTTAGCGCCCATTTTCCACAGCAGTATCCCTATGGTAAAACGAAGGCACCGGGTCGCGTCAATTTGATTGGTGAACATACGGACTACAATGGACTACCAGTGTTACCGATGGCTATCTGCCGGTCGATTCGCACCGTCTTTGCCCCCAGGGAGGACAGCAAGGTAGTACTGCGCAACCTGGACCCCCATTTCCCCGAACGGGAATTCGACATAAAGCCGGATATTGAACCGTATCCCACGGGGGATTGGGGCAACTACGCCAAAGCCGCGGTCTGGAAGCTGGTTAATACGGTTTTAGAAAAGGAACCCCGTTTCAAATTCCGGGGCATGTCCGTCCTGGTTCACGGTGACATCCCTAAGGCCGCGGGTCTGAGTTCTTCTTCGGCCCTGGTGGTCTCCATCGGCTTGGCCTTCAGCGCAGCCAACGACCTTGGATTCTCTCCAGAGGAGATGGCCAAACTAATGGCCTCGGCGGAAAGATATGTGGGCACCGCCGGGGGAGGGATGGACCAGACCATCTGTCTTTTGGCCCAAGAAAATTGTGCCTTGAAGATTGAGTTCTTCCCTGACCTGGCCACGCAACCGGTCTCGATACCGGAGGATTATCACGTGGTGGTCTTTAACAGTCTGGTTACAGCCCCCAAAACCGAAAGGGTACGCCTGCTGTTCAACATGCGGGCCAAAGAGAGTGAACTGGCCACCCGGATCGTCTCCCGCCACCTTGTGGGGGTTGAGCTTGGTAACTTAGGTGAGTTGATCCTTCGGTATGGGAATGGTCCCGAAGAGCTTTTATCGCAAGCTCAGCGCATTCTACAGGGTCAGTGGACACCGGCAAGGGTGGCCCAGGAATTGGAGCTCTCCCTGGCAGCTTTTACCGAACAACACATGCGTACCGGCGGGCGAGAAGACCTGCTGGATGTGCCAGACTCGGGATTTGCCCTCTGGCCGCGATTCCGCCATGCCCTCACCGAAGGACATCGGGTGCGGCAAGCCTTCGCTTATCTCAAAGCAGGTGATGCGGAACGCTTCGGTGATCTGATGAACGCCTCCCACCAGTCCTGTGCCGTGGATTATGGGATCAGCTGTGCTGAACTGGATCAGCTGGTCACCTTGGCCCGGCAGCATGGGGCCCAGGGAGCGCGGCTGACCGGAGCCGGCTTTGGCGGCTGTGCGGTGGCCTTGGTGGAGAAAAAACGCGTCGAGCCCTTGATTGAGGCGATGACCAGGGAATACTATGGGAAGTATATCCGCGAAGAACGGCCCGAGCTTTACACGAAGCTACAGCGCAACGGAAACCAGGAAGTCATCCTACACACCCAGCCCCAGGCAGGGGCCTCCTGGGAGATCCTGGCGGCAGAGCAGGTGGTGGCCGCAGCCGCGGATGATACTCTGTGA
- the gndA gene encoding NADP-dependent phosphogluconate dehydrogenase, with protein sequence MANGDIGIVGLAVMGQNLALNFADHGYRVSVYNRSADRTRSFLEQNPTESINAFYSLSDFVASLVRPRRILLMVSAAAVDPVLLDLLELVEPGDLIMDGGNSFFEDTIRREALCREKGVQYLGVGISGGEMGARHGPSLMPGGDPKAYHLVEDLLTDIAAKAADGSPCCAYLGPGGTGHFVKMVHNGIEYALMQAIAECYALMRHHLGMGVEEIANVFDQWNQGELGAYLIEITVHILRRVDATLQRPLVDVVLDAAEQKGTGMWTVGQSLDLGVPTPTLAEALYARYLSALHLERQEAAKQLQGPAPVEPANRENTIRNLREALYAAMICIYAQGFALLRQASRDFGWELDLETVAKIWRNGCIIRAKLLAPIAQSFAQEPNLKNLLLAEPFRAALARAQASWRSCVCLGITSGIAIPALGSALAYYDGYRTHRSSASLIQLQRDYFGSHTYRRIDKPGYFHTDWSREEEV encoded by the coding sequence ATGGCTAACGGGGATATCGGGATTGTGGGTCTGGCGGTGATGGGGCAGAATCTGGCCCTCAACTTCGCCGATCACGGTTACAGGGTCAGTGTGTACAATCGCAGCGCAGACCGCACCCGTTCTTTTCTAGAGCAAAACCCTACGGAGAGTATCAACGCTTTCTATTCTCTGTCCGATTTCGTCGCCTCCCTCGTGCGGCCACGGCGGATCCTATTGATGGTCAGCGCAGCTGCTGTGGACCCGGTGCTTTTGGATCTCTTAGAACTGGTGGAACCGGGGGATCTCATCATGGATGGGGGGAATTCGTTCTTTGAGGATACCATCCGCAGAGAGGCCCTCTGCCGGGAAAAGGGAGTCCAGTATCTTGGAGTAGGCATTTCCGGAGGAGAGATGGGCGCCCGCCATGGTCCAAGCCTGATGCCCGGCGGGGATCCGAAGGCCTACCACCTAGTGGAAGACCTCCTTACAGACATTGCCGCCAAGGCCGCGGACGGCTCACCCTGTTGTGCCTACCTCGGCCCCGGCGGGACAGGTCATTTTGTCAAGATGGTACATAACGGCATTGAATATGCCCTCATGCAAGCCATCGCGGAGTGTTACGCCCTCATGCGCCATCATCTGGGCATGGGAGTGGAGGAGATCGCCAACGTCTTCGACCAGTGGAACCAGGGAGAACTGGGAGCCTATTTAATCGAGATCACGGTCCACATTCTGCGCCGTGTCGATGCGACCCTTCAGCGCCCCTTAGTGGATGTGGTCCTCGATGCCGCGGAGCAAAAGGGCACAGGCATGTGGACCGTGGGCCAATCCCTTGACTTAGGTGTGCCCACACCTACCCTGGCCGAAGCCCTCTATGCCCGATACCTGTCTGCATTGCACCTGGAAAGGCAGGAAGCCGCAAAGCAACTGCAGGGCCCCGCCCCGGTGGAACCGGCCAATAGGGAAAATACCATTAGGAACCTCAGGGAAGCTCTCTATGCCGCCATGATCTGTATCTACGCCCAAGGCTTTGCTTTACTCAGACAAGCCTCCCGGGATTTCGGCTGGGAACTGGATTTAGAAACGGTGGCCAAGATCTGGCGCAATGGATGTATTATTCGGGCAAAGCTCTTGGCTCCTATTGCCCAAAGCTTTGCCCAAGAACCCAATCTCAAGAATCTCCTGTTGGCAGAACCCTTCCGGGCAGCCTTAGCCAGGGCCCAAGCTTCGTGGCGCAGTTGTGTGTGTCTCGGAATAACCTCGGGAATCGCCATCCCCGCCCTCGGATCCGCCTTGGCCTACTATGACGG